The following proteins are encoded in a genomic region of Trichocoleus sp. FACHB-46:
- a CDS encoding chemotaxis protein CheB — MFGHDIIVIGTSAGGLKALSKIVGNLPADLNAVIFIVQHIAPDKPSLLPSILEDVCDFPVTHPQDGEKFQKGRIYIAPPDHHLLVYQGQMRVVRGPQENRFRPAIDALFRSAARAYGPRVVGVVLTGYLDDGTVGLQAVKKRGGVAIVQDPHEAQYSSMPNSALRYASVDHCLCLAEIAELLVSLTKEPAAEEKTYPVTQEIEFESNIAEQQMNTQQFLENVEKIGQRTTYSCPECNGSIWQIGDGDLLRFRCHIGHAFTANIFLSEQTKNIENTLWSAVRALEEKVTLSRQMAQRMKNINLSTVATKYENNAQKIDEEVSALRNLILTGFATKQNIFFKDEELEEGL, encoded by the coding sequence ATGTTCGGCCATGACATCATTGTGATTGGTACATCGGCGGGTGGGCTGAAGGCACTAAGCAAAATTGTGGGTAACCTACCTGCTGACCTCAATGCTGTCATCTTTATTGTTCAACATATTGCCCCAGATAAGCCTAGTTTGCTGCCCAGCATCCTAGAAGATGTTTGTGATTTTCCAGTTACGCATCCTCAAGATGGGGAGAAGTTTCAAAAAGGGCGAATTTACATTGCCCCACCCGATCATCATTTGTTGGTGTATCAAGGGCAAATGCGAGTGGTGCGGGGACCGCAAGAGAATCGATTTAGACCCGCGATCGATGCCTTATTCCGCTCAGCGGCGCGTGCCTATGGCCCTAGAGTTGTAGGCGTGGTGCTCACAGGCTATCTGGATGATGGCACTGTAGGTCTCCAAGCAGTTAAAAAGCGGGGCGGAGTTGCTATAGTGCAAGATCCTCACGAGGCACAGTATTCTAGCATGCCTAACAGCGCCTTGAGGTATGCCTCAGTAGACCACTGCCTATGCTTGGCGGAGATTGCAGAATTATTGGTGTCTTTGACGAAGGAACCCGCAGCGGAGGAGAAAACGTACCCAGTCACTCAAGAAATAGAGTTTGAATCTAATATTGCTGAACAGCAGATGAATACGCAGCAGTTTCTAGAGAATGTTGAGAAGATTGGACAGCGTACAACCTATAGCTGTCCTGAGTGTAACGGCAGTATTTGGCAAATTGGTGATGGGGATTTACTGCGGTTTCGCTGCCATATAGGGCACGCTTTTACAGCGAATATCTTTCTGTCTGAGCAGACTAAGAATATAGAAAATACTTTATGGTCGGCTGTGCGAGCTTTGGAGGAGAAAGTGACGCTCTCACGCCAAATGGCTCAACGGATGAAAAATATCAATTTGTCTACCGTAGCAACAAAATACGAAAATAACGCGCAAAAAATAGATGAAGAGGTGTCAGCGCTGCGGAACTTGATTCTTACGGGCTTTGCCACAAAACAAAATATATTCTTCAAAGATGAGGAGTTAGAGGAGGGACTGTAA
- a CDS encoding DUF72 domain-containing protein, translating to MLLIGTSGWVYKHWMGLFYPAQMPGEQQLPFYAEQFPSVEVNFSFYRLPERSVFEHWRAQTPDKFLFAVKGSRYLTHMKKLKDPEEPLERLMERASGLQEKLGPILFQFPHTWHLNLDRLQPFLDLLQNYPQQQYTLEFRHTSWLIPEVYQRLEKARVALCLPVSPTVPLDICLTAPWTYIRMHSGQEGTGYSDAELLTWAAQIRSFLAQDINVYVYFNNDPEGHAIYDAQRLKILIDSDAKQ from the coding sequence ATGTTGTTAATTGGCACCAGTGGTTGGGTCTATAAACATTGGATGGGATTGTTCTACCCAGCGCAGATGCCTGGTGAGCAGCAGTTACCTTTCTATGCAGAGCAATTTCCTAGCGTAGAAGTCAATTTCTCCTTTTATCGTTTACCAGAGCGATCGGTGTTTGAGCATTGGCGGGCGCAAACTCCGGATAAGTTTCTATTTGCCGTTAAGGGTAGCCGCTATCTCACTCACATGAAGAAGCTGAAAGATCCTGAAGAGCCCTTAGAGCGACTAATGGAGCGAGCTAGCGGTCTGCAAGAAAAGCTGGGGCCGATTTTGTTCCAGTTTCCTCACACCTGGCATCTCAACCTCGATCGCCTGCAACCATTTTTAGACTTGCTCCAGAATTATCCGCAACAGCAGTACACATTAGAGTTTCGCCATACTAGTTGGCTGATTCCAGAAGTTTACCAACGATTAGAGAAGGCACGAGTAGCGCTGTGTCTCCCTGTTAGTCCCACTGTTCCCTTAGACATTTGCCTCACTGCTCCCTGGACTTACATTCGGATGCACTCTGGTCAGGAGGGTACAGGCTACAGCGATGCGGAATTGCTAACTTGGGCGGCCCAAATTCGTTCGTTCTTGGCGCAGGACATTAATGTCTATGTCTATTTCAATAATGATCCAGAAGGCCACGCCATCTACGATGCCCAACGCCTCAAGATATTGATTGATTCCGATGCCAAACAATGA
- a CDS encoding family 1 glycosylhydrolase, which translates to MIANTRSEEQSSPVNVASSNSVANSANSAANLELWAGIECTVNRIGDQYFDQLERNGHLNRIEDLDLFDSLGITAIRYPALWERIAPNGLAQADWSWLDQRLARLDDLGIRPILGLVHHGSGPKDTSLLDPAFPEKLAEFAHAVATRYPWITHYTPVNEPLTTARFSALYGHWYPHKRDGLAFIQALLNQCRAVVLSMQAVRQINPSAQLVQTEDLGKIFSTPLLAYQAEFENNRRWLSLDLLCGRVNHEHPLWEYLRELVGIGEAELTWFVDHPCPPDIMGINRYLTSDRFLDERLERYPAHTHGGNGKHQYADVEAVRVCVEGICDAQTLLKEVWERYQLPIAVTEVHLGCTREEQLRWLKEIWEAAQQLRTDGVDIRAVTAWSLLGAYDWNSLLTRSDGYYEPGVFDLRSPQPRPTALAQMLRQLAEGNEFHHPLLAVPGWWQRPERLLYPPVNYTGEPGDQQLEGKNQEPGANKQESEAKHWKSSVGSQVLRGAETSAASTPPLLITGATGTLGKAFARLCEVRGIPYQLLSRQDMDITNPDSVDHVIAELKPWAVVNTAGYVRVDDAEREPDLCRFINTDGAAILAETCANHGAAFVTFSSDLVFDGNRAEPYVESCEVAPLNVYGHSKAIAEQRVLANHPCSLVIRTSAFFGPWDEHNFLAIALRTLASGQPFIAAEDSVVSPTYVPDLVNNTLDLLIDGECGIWHLANSGAIAWSELAQTVANLAGLDTAVIEARPTKDLGWAASRPVYSALSSERGILLPSLDDAIDRYLCQRA; encoded by the coding sequence ATGATAGCGAATACGAGGAGTGAGGAGCAGTCTTCTCCAGTTAATGTTGCGTCTAGTAACTCAGTAGCCAATAGCGCAAATTCAGCCGCCAACCTGGAATTGTGGGCTGGTATTGAATGCACCGTAAATCGTATCGGCGACCAATACTTCGATCAACTAGAACGTAACGGTCACCTTAATCGGATCGAAGATCTAGATCTATTCGATTCTTTAGGCATTACAGCCATCCGCTATCCTGCCCTCTGGGAACGAATTGCTCCCAATGGATTAGCGCAAGCAGATTGGTCTTGGTTAGACCAGCGATTAGCGCGATTGGATGATCTAGGTATTCGGCCCATTCTGGGGCTTGTGCATCATGGTAGTGGTCCCAAGGATACCAGCTTGCTTGATCCCGCTTTTCCGGAAAAGCTAGCGGAATTTGCTCACGCGGTCGCAACTCGCTATCCCTGGATCACTCATTACACTCCGGTGAATGAACCCCTGACCACAGCTCGCTTCAGTGCTCTCTACGGCCACTGGTACCCTCACAAGCGGGATGGGCTGGCTTTTATCCAGGCACTACTCAATCAATGCCGCGCCGTTGTGCTTTCGATGCAGGCAGTTCGGCAAATTAATCCGAGCGCCCAACTGGTACAAACCGAAGATTTAGGCAAGATATTCAGCACTCCTCTGCTGGCTTACCAGGCAGAATTCGAGAACAATCGCCGCTGGCTCAGTCTTGATCTACTCTGCGGTCGAGTCAATCACGAGCATCCACTTTGGGAATATCTGCGAGAGCTAGTTGGGATTGGCGAAGCCGAACTCACTTGGTTTGTGGACCATCCTTGCCCACCGGACATTATGGGCATTAACCGCTATCTCACGAGTGATCGCTTTTTAGATGAGCGGCTAGAACGTTATCCTGCTCATACCCACGGAGGCAACGGCAAACATCAGTATGCTGATGTAGAAGCGGTCCGGGTTTGTGTAGAGGGAATTTGCGATGCCCAGACCCTACTCAAAGAGGTTTGGGAGCGCTACCAGTTACCGATCGCGGTGACAGAGGTACATTTGGGTTGCACCAGAGAAGAACAGTTGCGCTGGCTCAAGGAAATCTGGGAAGCAGCCCAACAACTGCGAACTGACGGTGTAGATATCCGAGCCGTTACTGCTTGGTCGCTGCTAGGAGCTTACGACTGGAATAGCCTACTAACGCGATCGGACGGCTACTACGAACCCGGTGTATTTGACCTCAGATCACCTCAGCCTCGGCCTACTGCCTTAGCTCAGATGCTACGTCAGCTAGCTGAAGGCAACGAATTTCATCATCCTTTGCTCGCTGTTCCCGGCTGGTGGCAACGCCCAGAACGGTTGCTATATCCGCCTGTGAACTACACCGGAGAACCAGGAGATCAGCAGCTAGAAGGTAAGAATCAGGAGCCTGGAGCCAATAAGCAGGAGTCAGAAGCCAAGCATTGGAAGTCAAGCGTTGGAAGCCAAGTATTACGGGGTGCTGAAACTTCTGCTGCCTCAACGCCACCGCTTTTGATCACGGGTGCAACTGGGACGCTCGGAAAGGCTTTTGCCCGCCTTTGTGAAGTCCGTGGCATTCCTTACCAGTTGCTGTCTCGTCAGGATATGGACATCACCAATCCAGATTCTGTCGATCACGTCATCGCAGAGCTAAAACCTTGGGCGGTGGTCAATACAGCAGGCTATGTCCGGGTTGATGATGCAGAACGAGAACCAGACCTATGTCGGTTCATTAATACAGATGGAGCGGCAATTTTAGCGGAGACCTGTGCAAATCATGGGGCTGCCTTCGTCACCTTCTCTTCGGATTTAGTGTTCGATGGCAACCGAGCGGAACCTTATGTCGAAAGTTGTGAAGTGGCACCTCTAAATGTATATGGACACAGCAAAGCGATCGCCGAACAACGGGTACTTGCCAACCATCCCTGTTCCTTAGTGATTCGCACTAGCGCCTTTTTCGGTCCTTGGGATGAACATAACTTTCTGGCGATCGCCCTGCGAACTCTAGCTTCCGGTCAGCCTTTTATCGCAGCGGAAGATTCAGTGGTATCCCCCACCTATGTCCCCGATCTCGTCAATAACACGCTAGATCTCCTGATTGATGGAGAATGCGGTATTTGGCACTTGGCGAACTCAGGCGCGATCGCTTGGTCCGAGTTAGCCCAAACTGTGGCAAATCTCGCTGGATTAGATACAGCGGTGATCGAAGCTCGTCCTACTAAAGATTTGGGCTGGGCTGCTTCTCGACCCGTTTACAGTGCCCTCAGCAGTGAACGCGGTATCTTGTTGCCATCTCTAGATGACGCGATCGATCGGTATCTTTGCCAGAGAGCGTAG
- the glf gene encoding UDP-galactopyranose mutase, producing the protein MFDYLIVGAGFSGSVLAERLASQLGKKVLVCDRRNHIGGNAYDHYNDAGILVHKYGPHIFHTNSRDVFEYLSNFTEWRRYEHRVLASVDGQLVPMPINLDTINKLYGLNLTSFELNDFFASVAEPKESIRTSEDVVVSKVGRELYEKFFRNYTIKQWGIDPSELDKSVTARVPTRTNRDDRYFTDTYQAMPLHGFTRMFENMLSHPNIKVMLNVDYREIQKMIPFKEMIYSGPVDEFFDYRYGKLPYRSLDFKHETLNESVHQPAAVVNYPNEHLYTRVTEFKYLTGQEHTKTSLVYEYPKAEGDPYYPVPRPENAELYKQYKALADSTPGVHFVGRLATYKYYNMDQVVAQALSVYAKITERPSWHPEESVAARVSAKSPSSDRRSEINLDQTSLTHAANSSPAKNIEKNGSSKSLSTKAD; encoded by the coding sequence ATGTTCGACTACCTAATTGTGGGTGCAGGATTCTCAGGTAGCGTTCTGGCGGAGCGCTTGGCAAGCCAGTTAGGCAAAAAGGTACTGGTTTGCGATCGCCGCAATCATATTGGTGGCAATGCTTACGACCATTACAACGATGCGGGCATTCTAGTACACAAGTATGGCCCTCACATCTTTCACACCAACTCGCGTGATGTCTTTGAGTATCTGTCCAACTTCACCGAGTGGCGGCGTTACGAGCACCGAGTTCTAGCTAGTGTTGATGGTCAATTGGTGCCCATGCCCATTAACTTGGACACCATTAATAAGCTGTATGGCTTAAATCTCACTTCCTTTGAACTGAATGATTTCTTTGCCTCAGTTGCGGAACCTAAAGAATCTATCCGCACCTCCGAAGATGTAGTAGTTAGCAAAGTAGGACGGGAACTGTACGAGAAGTTCTTCCGCAACTACACGATCAAGCAATGGGGCATCGATCCCTCGGAACTCGATAAGTCGGTCACAGCTCGCGTTCCGACTCGCACCAACAGAGACGATCGCTACTTTACCGATACCTACCAAGCAATGCCATTGCACGGCTTCACTCGCATGTTTGAAAACATGCTGTCTCACCCCAACATCAAAGTGATGTTGAATGTGGACTACCGGGAAATTCAAAAGATGATTCCTTTCAAGGAAATGATCTACTCTGGCCCCGTGGATGAGTTTTTTGATTATCGCTACGGTAAGCTACCTTACCGATCCCTCGACTTCAAGCATGAGACGCTGAATGAATCTGTGCATCAGCCTGCCGCTGTAGTCAACTATCCCAACGAACATCTCTACACTCGTGTCACTGAGTTCAAATATCTCACGGGTCAGGAGCATACTAAGACCAGCCTAGTGTATGAATATCCCAAGGCAGAGGGAGATCCTTACTACCCAGTCCCCCGCCCTGAGAATGCGGAGCTTTACAAGCAGTACAAAGCACTAGCCGACTCAACACCTGGAGTACATTTCGTGGGGCGATTGGCTACCTACAAGTACTACAACATGGATCAAGTAGTCGCTCAAGCCCTATCCGTCTACGCCAAAATCACAGAGCGACCCAGTTGGCACCCCGAAGAGAGCGTTGCCGCTCGCGTATCGGCTAAATCTCCTAGCAGCGATCGCAGATCCGAAATCAACTTGGATCAAACTTCCCTCACCCATGCTGCCAATTCATCTCCTGCTAAAAACATAGAGAAGAATGGTTCCAGCAAATCCTTATCTACTAAGGCAGACTAG
- a CDS encoding glycosyltransferase family 1 protein: protein MSHLRWDFVYQRPQHLLSRCAQGRRVFFVEEPIFEAGDDWWLEVGKRECGVSVVVPHLPSGLKAEMVTAMQQSLIDDLFAEYAIANPILWYYTPMALAFTSHLQAAAVVYDCMDELAAFKGAPPELREFEDQLFQRANLVFTGGQSLYEAKRHQHPHAYAFPSSIEAEHFAQARAIATDPADQAAIPHPRLGFYGVIDERMNLDLIDGIAQARPDWHLVIIGPVVKIDPETLPRHPNIHYLGGKSYPELPQYLAGWDVAMLPFALNESTRFISPTKTPEYLAAGKPVVSTSIRDVVRPYGEQGLVHIADTASEFVTATEAAMQQAQQDTEWRHQVDAFLAQTSWDKTWAAMLQLIESAIASKQVESTPKPTAVLSESVSSV, encoded by the coding sequence TTGTCCCACTTACGGTGGGATTTTGTTTATCAGCGACCGCAACATCTTTTAAGTCGTTGTGCTCAGGGACGTAGAGTCTTTTTTGTTGAGGAACCCATCTTTGAAGCAGGAGATGATTGGTGGCTGGAAGTCGGCAAACGGGAGTGTGGCGTGTCAGTAGTTGTGCCCCATCTCCCCAGTGGCTTGAAAGCAGAGATGGTCACTGCCATGCAACAGAGCTTGATAGATGATCTGTTTGCTGAGTATGCGATCGCCAACCCGATTCTCTGGTACTACACGCCGATGGCCTTGGCGTTCACCAGTCATTTGCAGGCCGCAGCAGTCGTTTATGACTGTATGGATGAACTAGCTGCCTTTAAGGGAGCCCCCCCGGAACTCAGAGAGTTTGAAGACCAACTATTCCAACGAGCTAATTTGGTATTTACAGGTGGCCAAAGCCTGTACGAAGCGAAACGCCATCAGCATCCTCATGCCTACGCCTTCCCTAGCAGCATTGAAGCAGAACACTTTGCCCAAGCCAGAGCGATCGCCACAGATCCAGCCGACCAAGCAGCTATTCCTCATCCTCGTCTAGGTTTCTATGGTGTTATAGACGAACGAATGAACCTGGACCTAATAGATGGCATTGCTCAAGCCAGACCTGATTGGCATTTAGTGATTATTGGTCCTGTAGTCAAAATCGATCCAGAGACTCTGCCCCGCCACCCTAACATTCACTATTTAGGGGGCAAATCCTATCCAGAGCTACCGCAATATCTAGCGGGATGGGATGTCGCTATGTTGCCTTTTGCGTTGAATGAATCGACACGCTTTATCAGCCCTACCAAAACTCCAGAATATCTCGCTGCTGGCAAGCCTGTGGTTTCTACCTCGATTCGAGATGTGGTGCGACCTTACGGGGAGCAGGGCTTAGTTCATATCGCTGACACAGCATCTGAGTTTGTGACAGCCACCGAAGCAGCCATGCAACAGGCTCAGCAAGATACAGAATGGCGGCATCAAGTGGATGCCTTTTTGGCCCAGACTTCTTGGGATAAAACTTGGGCAGCAATGTTGCAACTGATTGAGTCAGCGATCGCGAGCAAGCAGGTCGAGTCAACGCCCAAGCCGACAGCCGTTCTCTCAGAATCTGTTTCGAGTGTCTAG
- the galE gene encoding UDP-glucose 4-epimerase GalE, with amino-acid sequence MILVTGGAGYIGSHAVMELQRAGYEVMVLDNLSYGHREIVEEVLQVKLVVGDISDRALLDQLFSTYPITAVMHFAAYIAVGESVTDPAKYYRNNVTGTLTLLEAMIAASVKQFVFSSTCALYGIPKFVPITEEHPQDPISPYATTKQTVEHILSDFDVAYGLKSVRFRYFNAAGAHPNGQLGEDHAPETHLIPLVLMAALGKLPAIQILGTDYPTPDGTCVRDYIHVSDLAQAHVQGLQYLENGGASDVFNLGNGLGFSVREVIEAAREVTGREIPVVERDRRPGDPPVLVGSSDKASNVLGWKPEYADLKQILTHAWQWHQQRHGQHTPVPQ; translated from the coding sequence ATGATTTTAGTAACCGGGGGAGCAGGGTATATTGGCTCCCATGCTGTTATGGAGTTACAACGAGCAGGTTATGAGGTGATGGTTTTAGATAACCTCTCTTATGGCCATCGGGAAATTGTTGAGGAAGTCTTACAAGTAAAACTAGTAGTAGGGGATATTAGCGATCGCGCCCTACTCGATCAACTATTCTCTACCTATCCTATTACCGCAGTTATGCACTTTGCGGCCTACATCGCTGTAGGTGAGTCTGTTACAGATCCCGCTAAGTATTACCGCAACAACGTTACAGGCACTCTAACGCTCTTGGAAGCGATGATCGCAGCGTCTGTAAAGCAGTTTGTGTTTTCTTCAACCTGTGCGCTGTATGGCATTCCTAAGTTTGTGCCAATCACAGAAGAGCATCCGCAAGACCCCATCAGTCCCTATGCCACCACAAAACAGACTGTGGAGCACATTCTCTCGGATTTTGATGTAGCTTATGGTCTGAAGTCAGTTCGCTTCCGGTACTTCAACGCGGCTGGAGCGCATCCCAATGGTCAACTCGGTGAGGACCATGCGCCTGAAACCCACTTAATTCCTCTTGTGTTGATGGCTGCCTTAGGTAAATTACCCGCCATCCAGATTCTAGGGACCGATTACCCTACACCAGATGGCACTTGCGTCCGTGACTACATTCACGTCAGCGACCTGGCTCAAGCTCACGTTCAAGGATTGCAGTATCTGGAAAACGGTGGGGCCAGTGACGTGTTCAACTTGGGTAATGGCCTAGGATTCTCAGTCCGCGAAGTGATTGAAGCCGCTCGCGAAGTCACTGGCCGAGAAATTCCTGTAGTAGAGCGCGATCGCCGCCCTGGAGACCCTCCGGTTTTAGTAGGTAGCAGCGACAAAGCCAGCAATGTGTTGGGTTGGAAACCCGAATACGCTGACTTGAAACAAATTTTGACTCACGCTTGGCAATGGCACCAACAACGGCACGGTCAGCATACGCCTGTGCCACAGTAG
- a CDS encoding signal peptidase I — MADSPQIIVGNSYTEGKTRRGWFMGYFVTPADDPRATSAVEVKWGTHSAGDSRQEWGVNHQATTLSILIKGRFRLQFPDREVVLAQEGDYALWLPGLSHGWLAEEDSTVLTVRYPSVPES, encoded by the coding sequence ATGGCTGATTCACCACAAATTATTGTTGGCAATAGTTACACCGAAGGAAAAACCCGTCGCGGTTGGTTTATGGGGTACTTTGTGACGCCAGCCGATGATCCCCGCGCTACGTCGGCTGTGGAGGTTAAGTGGGGGACTCACTCCGCTGGGGACAGTAGGCAAGAATGGGGGGTCAATCACCAAGCGACGACGCTTTCAATTTTGATCAAGGGTCGCTTTCGCTTGCAGTTCCCCGATCGCGAGGTAGTGCTGGCTCAAGAAGGGGATTACGCCCTGTGGTTGCCCGGTCTCTCTCATGGTTGGCTGGCAGAGGAAGACTCTACAGTGCTGACTGTGAGATATCCTTCTGTTCCAGAATCTTAA
- a CDS encoding glycoside hydrolase family 2 protein: MKLLGRSLEINAPSDSSAIAMFRQLETGYPRPQLQRANWLNLNGAWKFAFNNESNWVQPTDVAEWTHTIEVPFAPESQRSGIGDTGFHPNCWYERDFELSPTQSAHPARVLLHFGAVDYHARVWVNGQFIGEHEGGHTSFSFDITPALRPEGPQRVTVWAQDDPQDLAKPRGKQDWLLEAHSIWYPRTSGIWQTVWIETVPETYLEKIRWTPHFERWEIGFEALIAGNTCDDLRLSVRLTVDSRLLVNDVYEVINGEIHRRIALSDPGIDDYRNALLWSPEKPTLIDAQVQLWRHGELLDEVKSYTAMRTVSIQRDRFMLNGHPYYLRLVLDQGYWTDTLMTPPSDEALRQDIELTKLMGFNGVRKHQKVEDPRFLYWADAMGLLVWEEMPSAYRFTPKAVERITKEWTEVIERDASHPCIVAWVPFNESWGVPNLTETRAHQHYVQALYYLTKTLDPSRPVIGNDGWESTTTDILAIHDYDNNPQRLAKRYGPEIKISDLLHNQRPGGRVLTLDCYPHQGQPIMLTEFGGIAYTRPADTEAYKAWGYARSSDTSELQQQYSALLSTVNRVQMFSGFCYTQLTDTFQEANGLLYADRTPKFPLEAIASATLGRDNPEVERSILPPSVTTPWSSAENVPPGTPQAGWSQAHPVQQMPHCSGHPGSQSW; this comes from the coding sequence ATGAAATTACTCGGCAGAAGCCTCGAAATCAATGCCCCCTCTGATTCCAGCGCGATCGCGATGTTTCGCCAGCTTGAAACGGGGTATCCTCGTCCACAGTTACAGCGAGCTAACTGGCTCAACCTCAATGGAGCCTGGAAATTTGCCTTCAATAATGAAAGCAACTGGGTCCAGCCCACCGATGTCGCCGAGTGGACCCACACAATTGAAGTTCCCTTCGCGCCAGAATCACAACGCAGTGGTATCGGTGACACAGGGTTTCACCCCAACTGCTGGTACGAGCGCGACTTTGAATTAAGCCCAACTCAAAGCGCTCATCCTGCTCGTGTGTTGCTACATTTTGGTGCAGTTGATTACCACGCTCGCGTTTGGGTCAACGGTCAGTTCATTGGAGAACATGAAGGTGGTCACACTTCCTTCAGTTTTGACATCACCCCAGCTTTGCGCCCTGAAGGCCCTCAGCGAGTCACTGTTTGGGCCCAAGATGACCCCCAAGACCTCGCCAAGCCCAGAGGTAAGCAAGACTGGTTGCTAGAAGCTCACAGCATTTGGTACCCCCGCACCAGTGGTATTTGGCAGACTGTCTGGATTGAGACGGTGCCAGAAACTTACTTAGAAAAAATTCGCTGGACTCCCCACTTTGAGCGCTGGGAAATTGGCTTTGAAGCGCTGATTGCTGGCAACACCTGCGATGATTTGCGCCTCAGTGTCCGGTTGACAGTAGATAGCCGCTTACTCGTGAACGATGTTTACGAAGTGATCAATGGTGAAATTCATCGGCGGATTGCCCTGTCTGACCCTGGCATTGATGATTACCGCAACGCTCTACTTTGGAGCCCCGAAAAACCAACTCTGATTGATGCTCAGGTACAGCTCTGGCGTCACGGTGAGTTGTTAGATGAAGTCAAGTCCTACACGGCGATGCGGACTGTCTCAATTCAGCGCGATCGCTTCATGCTCAACGGGCACCCTTATTATCTACGTCTGGTGCTGGATCAGGGCTACTGGACTGATACGCTCATGACGCCGCCCTCGGATGAAGCACTGCGCCAAGATATTGAGCTGACCAAGCTCATGGGCTTTAATGGCGTCCGCAAGCACCAAAAAGTTGAAGATCCTCGCTTCCTCTACTGGGCCGATGCGATGGGCCTACTAGTTTGGGAAGAAATGCCTAGTGCCTATCGCTTTACGCCTAAAGCCGTAGAACGGATCACAAAAGAGTGGACAGAGGTGATCGAGCGGGACGCTAGCCACCCTTGTATTGTGGCTTGGGTTCCTTTCAACGAATCTTGGGGTGTGCCTAACCTCACTGAAACTCGGGCACATCAACACTATGTCCAGGCACTTTATTACTTGACCAAAACCTTAGACCCCAGTCGCCCGGTTATTGGCAATGATGGCTGGGAAAGCACTACTACTGATATTCTGGCGATTCACGATTACGACAACAACCCGCAAAGATTAGCCAAGCGCTATGGCCCAGAAATCAAGATTTCTGATTTGCTGCACAATCAGCGACCCGGAGGACGTGTCTTAACGCTGGACTGCTATCCTCACCAAGGCCAGCCGATTATGCTGACCGAGTTTGGTGGCATTGCTTATACCCGTCCCGCTGATACGGAAGCTTACAAAGCTTGGGGTTATGCCCGCTCATCAGACACCTCGGAACTGCAACAGCAATACAGCGCTTTGCTTTCAACTGTGAATCGGGTTCAGATGTTTAGTGGTTTCTGCTATACCCAGTTGACAGATACATTCCAGGAAGCCAATGGTCTTCTGTACGCCGATCGCACGCCGAAGTTTCCGCTAGAGGCGATCGCATCTGCAACTCTAGGTAGGGACAATCCAGAAGTGGAGAGATCTATACTGCCACCATCAGTTACAACCCCGTGGTCCAGTGCAGAAAATGTACCTCCAGGAACTCCTCAAGCCGGATGGTCGCAAGCTCACCCTGTACAGCAGATGCCCCATTGCAGCGGGCATCCAGGCTCCCAGTCCTGGTAA